In Cololabis saira isolate AMF1-May2022 chromosome 1, fColSai1.1, whole genome shotgun sequence, the following proteins share a genomic window:
- the npy2r gene encoding neuropeptide Y receptor type 2 isoform X1: protein MLTLVPQIGFGGLLAMDAADELNMTQALDSELEDKSFNCCSTALPITEDNLLILDDSTKLVGVQVILILAYSTIILFGVTGNSLVIYVVYKFKNLRTVTNFFIVNLAVADVLVNTLCLPFTLVYTLYDEWMFGQVLCFMLPFAQGMTVHVSTMTLNIIALDRHRSIVHHMETKMSKDMCVVVIVISWVFSALLASPLAIFREYGSFDLSPEESIQVCMEKWPGSSMNGRIYSMSMLVVQVGIPLAINSVAYIRIWNKLKNHMVCGRNDHQRRKKTTKMMLTMVVLFAVSWLPFHAFQLAIDIDNTVLHMKDFKLLFTVFHIVAMCSTCVNPILYGWMNNNYRTAFLSVCKCFGPFGVNSRCSKSRQTQKDKDRSLAGDSLALCQSTNLPSVCGGQDTSATSVLS from the exons ATGCTCACACTTGTTCCACAGATTGGTTTTGGGGGACTGTTAGCCATGGATGCAGCAGATGAACTGAACATGACTCAAGCGCTTGATTCTGAGCTTGAAGATAAATCTTTCAACTGCTGCTCAACTGCGCTCCCAATAACTGAAGACAACCTTCTGATTCTGGATGACAGCACAAAGTTGGTTGGGGTTCAAGTTATTCTCATCCTTGCTTACAGCACCATCATCTTGTTTGGAGTCACTGGAAACTCCTTGGTGATATATGTGGTCTACAAGTTTAAAAATCTACGGACAGTGACAAACTTCTTTATCGTAAACTTGGCGGTAGCTGACGTGCTGGTCAACACTCTGTGTTTGCCCTTCACCCTCGTCTACACCCTCTACGATGAGTGGATGTTTGGTCAAGTTTTATGCTTCATGCTGCCCTTTGCTCAAGGCATGACCGTGCACGTCTCCACCATGACCTTAAATATCATTGCTCTGGACCGGCACAGGAGCATCGTCCACCACATGGAGACCAAGATGTCCAAGGACATGTGTGTTGTGGTCATTGTCATCTCGTGGGTCTTCAGCGCCTTGCTGGCAAGCCCTCTGGCCATTTTCAGAGAGTACGGCTCGTTTGATCTTTCACCTGAGGAGTCCATTCAGGTGTGTATGGAGAAGTGGCCGGGGAGCAGCATGAACGGTCGGATATACAGTATGTCAATGCTCGTGGTTCAAGTTGGTATACCTTTGGCCATCAACTCCGTTGCATACATTCGCATCTGGAACAAACTGAAGAACCACATGGTTTGCGGTCGAAATGACCACCAGCGCAGGAAGAAGACCACCAAGATGATGCTGACCATGGTGGTGTTGTTTGCTGTCAGCTGGCTGCCCTTCCATGCATTTCAACTGGCGATCGACATCGACAACACTGTTCTGCATATGAAGGACTTCAAGCTGCTTTTCACCGTGTTCCACATCGTGGCGATGTGCTCGACTTGCGTCAATCCCATCCTGTATGGGTGGATGAACAACAACTACAGGACGGCCTTTTTGTCTGTGTGCAAGTGCTTTGGGCCCTTCGGTGTGAACTCGAGATGCTCCAAAAGCAGACAGACACAAAAAGACAAAGACAGG AGCCTCGCAGGTGATTCCTTGGCTCTCTGTCAGAGCACAAACCTTCCAAGCGTATGTGGGGGCCAGGACACCTCTGCAACAAGTGTCCTCTCATGA
- the npy2r gene encoding neuropeptide Y receptor type 2 isoform X2: MDAADELNMTQALDSELEDKSFNCCSTALPITEDNLLILDDSTKLVGVQVILILAYSTIILFGVTGNSLVIYVVYKFKNLRTVTNFFIVNLAVADVLVNTLCLPFTLVYTLYDEWMFGQVLCFMLPFAQGMTVHVSTMTLNIIALDRHRSIVHHMETKMSKDMCVVVIVISWVFSALLASPLAIFREYGSFDLSPEESIQVCMEKWPGSSMNGRIYSMSMLVVQVGIPLAINSVAYIRIWNKLKNHMVCGRNDHQRRKKTTKMMLTMVVLFAVSWLPFHAFQLAIDIDNTVLHMKDFKLLFTVFHIVAMCSTCVNPILYGWMNNNYRTAFLSVCKCFGPFGVNSRCSKSRQTQKDKDRSLAGDSLALCQSTNLPSVCGGQDTSATSVLS, from the exons ATGGATGCAGCAGATGAACTGAACATGACTCAAGCGCTTGATTCTGAGCTTGAAGATAAATCTTTCAACTGCTGCTCAACTGCGCTCCCAATAACTGAAGACAACCTTCTGATTCTGGATGACAGCACAAAGTTGGTTGGGGTTCAAGTTATTCTCATCCTTGCTTACAGCACCATCATCTTGTTTGGAGTCACTGGAAACTCCTTGGTGATATATGTGGTCTACAAGTTTAAAAATCTACGGACAGTGACAAACTTCTTTATCGTAAACTTGGCGGTAGCTGACGTGCTGGTCAACACTCTGTGTTTGCCCTTCACCCTCGTCTACACCCTCTACGATGAGTGGATGTTTGGTCAAGTTTTATGCTTCATGCTGCCCTTTGCTCAAGGCATGACCGTGCACGTCTCCACCATGACCTTAAATATCATTGCTCTGGACCGGCACAGGAGCATCGTCCACCACATGGAGACCAAGATGTCCAAGGACATGTGTGTTGTGGTCATTGTCATCTCGTGGGTCTTCAGCGCCTTGCTGGCAAGCCCTCTGGCCATTTTCAGAGAGTACGGCTCGTTTGATCTTTCACCTGAGGAGTCCATTCAGGTGTGTATGGAGAAGTGGCCGGGGAGCAGCATGAACGGTCGGATATACAGTATGTCAATGCTCGTGGTTCAAGTTGGTATACCTTTGGCCATCAACTCCGTTGCATACATTCGCATCTGGAACAAACTGAAGAACCACATGGTTTGCGGTCGAAATGACCACCAGCGCAGGAAGAAGACCACCAAGATGATGCTGACCATGGTGGTGTTGTTTGCTGTCAGCTGGCTGCCCTTCCATGCATTTCAACTGGCGATCGACATCGACAACACTGTTCTGCATATGAAGGACTTCAAGCTGCTTTTCACCGTGTTCCACATCGTGGCGATGTGCTCGACTTGCGTCAATCCCATCCTGTATGGGTGGATGAACAACAACTACAGGACGGCCTTTTTGTCTGTGTGCAAGTGCTTTGGGCCCTTCGGTGTGAACTCGAGATGCTCCAAAAGCAGACAGACACAAAAAGACAAAGACAGG AGCCTCGCAGGTGATTCCTTGGCTCTCTGTCAGAGCACAAACCTTCCAAGCGTATGTGGGGGCCAGGACACCTCTGCAACAAGTGTCCTCTCATGA
- the si:dkey-30k22.5 gene encoding lecithin retinol acyltransferase family protein: MVLYQLLSFFFATSAKQEDSKMEPSLYKRGDLLEVPRTLFRHFGIYLGNNRVAHLIPDILPAISKDTSAIAKMVSNNRLVLGVITKVASVRVDSVEDFAYGSEILINHMDKVCKQPALDGDEVGRRAEKLLGSVTYSLLWYNCEHYVMYCRYGLAISYQTYQFCTTVRKIVFSRMSAYLTALCGVFTMLYLSCMTPPAVLLTVLISLTIWMAS; the protein is encoded by the exons ATGGTTCTTTACCAACTACTCAGCTTTTTCTTTGCAACTTCTGCAAAACAAGAGGACTCCAAAATGGAGCCATCTCTTTACAAGAGAGGTGACTTGCTAGAGGTGCCCAGGACGTTATTCAGGCACTTTGGTATCTACTTGGGCAACAATCGGGTGGCTCATCTCATTCCCGACATCCTGCCGGCAATTTCCAAGGATACATCTGCAATTGCCAAGATGGTATCGAACAACCGCCTAGTGCTGGGGGTCATCACCAAGGTGGCCAGCGTGAGAGTTGACTCAGTGGAAGATTTTGCTTATGGCTCAGAAATACTAATAAACCACATGGATAAAGTGTGCAAACAGCCTGCCTTGGATGGGGACGAGGTGGGACGGAGAGCTGAGAAACTCTTGGGATCGGTCACCTACAGCTTACTGTGGTACAACTGTGAACACTACGTCATGTATTGCAGATATGGCTTGGCTATAAGCTATCAGACATACCAG ttctgcacaacagtaCGAAAGATTGTGTTCAGCAGAATGAGTGCCTATTTGACTGCACTGTGTGGAGTATTTACCATGCTGTACTTGAGCTGCATGACACCGCCGGCAGTCTTACTCACTGTGCTCATCTCTTTAACTATTTGGATGGCATCCTAA
- the lrata gene encoding lecithin retinol acyltransferase a produces the protein MLQLLTFLVERISLLFRLRCLELSWSECGEGERRFQPGPPALRRGDLLEVPRTIFTHFGIYIGDNKVAHLIPDILPVFTSNSKLISAVITNDRLILGCMYRRATVRVDALEDFAYGSSILVNRPDKTMKLQPFSSETVAQRAEKLIGAFPYSLLWNNCEHFVTYCRYGSAKSLQTEKFFEGLKSVIRDQRSVIITGLLGLISVVYFGMALTTTLPTILIPFTLWMAG, from the exons ATGCTGCAGCTCCTGACTTTCCTGGTGGAGAGAATCTCTCTTCTGTTCAGACTCAGGTGTTTGGAGCTCAGCTGGTCGGAGTGCGGAGAAGGCGAGCGCCGTTTCCAGCCCGGCCCGCCGGCCCTGCGCAGGGGAGACCTGCTGGAGGTCCCCAGGACCATCTTCACCCACTTCGGCATCTATATCGGTGACAATAAAGTTGCTCACCTGATCCCCGACATCCTCCCCGTGTTTACAAGCAACAGCAAGCTCATCAGTGCCGTCATCACCAATGACAGGCTCATCCTCGGCTGCATGTACAGGCGCGCCACCGTGCGCGTGGACGCGCTGGAGGATTTCGCATATGGCTCCAGCATCCTGGTTAACCGCCCGGATAAGACGATGAAGTTGCAGCCGTTTTCAAGCGAGACTGTGGCCCAGAGGGCCGAGAAACTCATCGGGGCATTTCCATACAGCCTGCTGTGGAACAACTGTGAACATTTTGTGACATACTGCAGATATGGATCTGCGAAAAGTCTGCAAACAGAGAAG ttctttgAAGGCCTGAAATCAGTTATCAGAGACCAGCGCAGCGTCATCATCACGGGGCTTCTTGGACTTATCTCCGTTGTCTACTTTGGTATGGCCCTtacgactacattacccacaatcctgaTTCCCTTCACTCTGTGGATGGCTGGTTGA